In one window of uncultured Campylobacter sp. DNA:
- a CDS encoding alpha/beta hydrolase has protein sequence MQKCVYIVHGYDASPKKHWFAWLKGEIEKSGARAEILAMPTPAHPKLDEWLKTLRESVKFEGEVYLVGHSLGCPTILNFLQSSAASGAVEGVVLVSGLAKPLSDPQFKILDEFMDKGFDFERIKAAAKQRAVIAAKDDYIVPFSFSCELAGQMDAKFYEVQKGGHFLDRDGFTKLDLVYEILEKMMRLKG, from the coding sequence ATGCAAAAGTGCGTCTATATCGTGCACGGCTACGATGCTTCGCCTAAGAAGCACTGGTTTGCCTGGCTCAAAGGCGAGATCGAAAAATCGGGCGCGAGGGCGGAAATTTTAGCGATGCCTACGCCTGCGCATCCGAAGCTTGATGAGTGGCTGAAAACCTTGCGAGAAAGCGTAAAATTTGAAGGCGAAGTTTATCTGGTCGGACACAGCCTCGGCTGCCCTACGATCTTAAATTTCTTACAAAGTAGCGCCGCAAGCGGCGCAGTAGAGGGCGTCGTGCTAGTCTCGGGGCTTGCAAAGCCGCTTAGCGATCCGCAATTTAAAATTTTAGACGAGTTTATGGATAAGGGCTTTGATTTTGAGCGCATAAAAGCCGCCGCAAAACAGCGCGCGGTGATTGCCGCAAAGGATGATTATATCGTGCCGTTTAGCTTCAGTTGCGAGTTAGCGGGGCAGATGGACGCTAAGTTTTACGAGGTGCAAAAGGGCGGGCATTTTTTGGATAGAGACGGCTTTACGAAGCTCGATCTCGTGTATGAAATTTTAGAAAAAATGATGAGGTTAAAGGGCTAG
- a CDS encoding DUF364 domain-containing protein yields the protein MSEILDQTLERAKEILGAGALDLNIERAVVGLFFSGVKLSGGACGLSYTPLKSLSGAVCCPSQASAMPDSGNIVGKSVRYLLRDLGSAAPLKKALALAALNALGRACFDKIRADYDVKFGADPFEQLRIERGSFSVVVGALVPYIKTLMKNGADFKILELDKSTLKQAELPFYLPASEAASVVPRADNVIITATTLINDTLQGLLRLKKSGAKLVLVGPTTPLLPQALFERGVDFAGGTLVRDADAVLDIIAQAGSGYHFLGKFADKITICKG from the coding sequence ATGAGCGAAATTTTAGATCAGACGCTGGAGCGTGCGAAAGAAATTTTAGGCGCAGGGGCGCTGGATCTTAATATTGAGCGCGCGGTCGTGGGGCTATTTTTTAGCGGCGTGAAGTTGAGCGGAGGCGCGTGCGGGCTTAGCTATACTCCGCTAAAGTCCCTATCGGGCGCCGTTTGCTGCCCCTCACAAGCAAGCGCGATGCCCGATTCGGGCAATATCGTAGGCAAAAGCGTGCGCTATCTGCTGCGCGATCTGGGCTCTGCCGCGCCGCTTAAAAAGGCGCTCGCACTCGCCGCGCTAAATGCGCTTGGAAGGGCGTGTTTCGATAAAATCCGGGCGGATTACGACGTGAAATTCGGCGCCGATCCCTTTGAGCAGCTGCGGATCGAGCGCGGCAGCTTTAGCGTCGTCGTGGGCGCGCTGGTGCCCTACATCAAGACGCTGATGAAAAATGGCGCGGATTTTAAAATTTTAGAGCTTGACAAAAGCACGCTCAAGCAGGCGGAGCTGCCGTTTTACCTGCCTGCAAGCGAGGCCGCAAGCGTCGTGCCGCGCGCGGATAACGTGATAATCACGGCTACGACGCTCATCAACGACACGCTACAGGGGCTTTTGCGTCTGAAAAAAAGCGGCGCCAAGCTCGTGCTCGTGGGGCCTACTACGCCGCTACTGCCGCAGGCGCTGTTTGAGCGCGGCGTGGACTTTGCGGGCGGCACGCTCGTGCGGGATGCGGACGCGGTGCTCGATATCATCGCGCAGGCAGGCTCGGGGTATCACTTTTTGGGTAAATTTGCCGATAAAATCACGATTTGCAAGGGCTAG